The DNA segment CCGGCACGACGGGCGGTATGGGCATCGGGCCCACGATCAGAACCTTCACCTGCGACGGCTTCACGCGCAGAGTGCCGAAACCGGTCGTGTCGACGTCGACCAAGTGCGGCACCGAGTCCGGGAAAGTGATGACGGCCTTGATCGTCTGCACCGCGCGCACCTGCGCGACCCGCTGGCGCGGCCCCGAGACCTGCACGCTCTCCGGATCGAATCGCGTCGCGATCGGGCCCACGACGCCGGTCGCGTTCACCGACAGCGCCGAGACGATCGGCACTCTGCGGCTCGCGGTGGACTCGAAGCGGAGTGTGATGCTGCGCGGCTCGACGTCGCGCACGACAGCGTCCACGCCGTCGGGCAGCGTCACGTCGTCGGGACGCAGGTCGACGACGACGGTGTCCGGCGAATCCGCGCCGATCGGCCGGCGAATGGCCGGCGGGTTCGACGTGAGCTTGATGAGCTCCTTGGGCGAGCCGGCGACGAGCGCTTGCAAATTGGGCACGGGATCACGCAGCACGAGCGAGCTGTCGAGTTGCGGTGAGAATCGCACCGCCACGAGCGCGATCTGCGGTTCTTTCGCGTTCACGACGAACCAGAGGACGACGGAGACGAGCACCGCCATTCCCTTGAGGCCAAGCTGCTGCGTGAACGCGGCCGTGACGCGGCGTTGCAGCGAGCCGGACGTCCGCGACGATGAGTTACCTGGCGCGACGTCGGACATCGAGCGCGCGCCTCCCGTTCAGCGATCGCCGCCGTTCGCGACGGTCTTGGGTTCTTGCAAGCCGAGCAGCTGCGCGATCAGCGCGCGGTTGCCGGTCGAGTTCCAGTCGTCCGGTCCGATCCACTTCCGGCGGATCGATCCCTCGCGTCCAATGATGAACGTCTCCGGATAGCCCGTGGCCTGATAGGCGCGCTCGATCGAGTGCGTCGAGTCGTGCAGAACCTCGAAGGTCACGCCGAAATGTTTGGCGAAAGCGCGAATCGAGTCTTCGCCGACGTAGTCGTCGATGCTGACAGCCACGAGCTTGAGTCCCTTGTCGCCGTATGCTTGATAAAGCTTCTGCAGGCTTGGGATTTCCACCTGGCACGGACCGCACCACGTCGCCCAGATGTTGAGCAGAACGACCTGTCCCTTGTAGTCGGCGAGCGTCTTGTAGCGATTTTCGCCCAGCACCTTCGCGCGGAAGTTCGGAGCGTCGGAGCCTTCGGTGACCGGAAAGAGCTGCTCGCGCAAAACATTGGACGCGACGGCCAGCCCCGCCGCGAGCACCACGACGACGAGGCCGACGATCGTCCACTGCTTGCGCGCGGTCATACGGTCACTCCGCAGAGCGCCCGGAGCTTGGCGATCTCCGCCTTCGGATCGGGCGCGCAGAAGACCGCGTTGCCGGCGACGAACGTGTCTGCGCCCGCTTCCCACACGGCGTGAATCGTGTCGCGTCCGATGCCGCCGTCTACCTCGAGCGCGGCCTTGCTGCGCGCTTCGGCGAGCATCGCGCGCGCGCGGCGCACCTTGTCCACCGAGTACGAAATGAAGCGCTGCGCGCCATAGCCGGGGTTCACCGTCATGACGAGCAGCAGGTCGAGCTCGGGGAGCACTTCACTCACGGCGCTGAGCGGCGTCGACGGATTGATCGCCGCGCCGGCTCGGCATCCGAGCTCGCGAATGCGATCGAGCTGCCGGTGCAAATGCGGCGAAACCTCGGTGTGCACGGTCATGCCGGTCGCGCCGGCCGACGCGAAGTCGTCGAAAAACTTCTCCGGTTCGACGACCATGAGATGCACGTCCAAGGGCAGCGTCGTGAGTTTGCGTACCGTCTCGATCACCTTCGCGCCGTACGTGATGTTGGGGACGAAGCGCCCGTCCATGACGTCGATATGAATCCCGTCGGCGCCGCCCGCAACCACTGTCGCAATTTGTTCCCCCAGACGCGCGAAATCCGCGCTGAGGATGGACGGGACGATCCGAACGCTCACTCGGCTTGCCCCGTCCCCGCTCCAGCTTCGACACCGATGTTGCCGCCGACGTTCCGCAATCGCGCGGCAAACGCGCCGTCCGCGCCGTGCACCTGAGGCAGCACGCGAAGACGTCCGCGATCGAGCACGGAAGCGGGCACGACGCCCTCGGGCGGAGGGTCGAGTCGCCAGCCGGGGTGCTCGGACAGGAAGCGGTCGATCTGCTCGTCGTTCTCTTCGGGTTCGAGCGAGCACGTGCTGTAGACGAGCAGTCCTCCGGGGCGAACGACGGATGCCGCCGAGCGGAGAATCGAGCGCTGCAGTGATGCCATGACCGCGATGTCGGAGATCTTGAGCCGCCAGCGCGCGTCGGGGTGCCGGCGGAACGTCCCCGTGCCCGTGCACGGCACGTCGACGAGCACCAAGTCTACCGGCCGGATCGCCGGGTTCCGCGCGTCGGCGACGTACGCGCCAAGCGTCGGAATCTCGAGGCGATGCGCGTTGTCGAGCACGCGCTGCAGGCGCGCGAACGACAAGTCGCTCGCGAAGACCCGTGAAGCAGCGCGCGACATCTCGATCGACTTACCGCCCGGCGCGGCGCAGAGATCGGCGACGACGGCGCCGGTCGGCGCGCAAGCGTACTGCGCGACGAGCGTTGAGGCCGGATCCTGGATGTGAAACAGTCCCTGCCGAAACGCGCCCAGTTCAGTGAGTGACGAAACCGGGCTCGACAGAAGAATGCTGTCACGAACGAGCGGCGCGTCGTCGACGCGGATTCCGGCCGTCTCGAGCATGGCTTCCAGCTGCTCGCGCACGACGTGGTACGGCCGCGCGATGAGCGGCGCCTCGCGGTTGTTCGCGTCGAGCAAGCGGCGGGTCTCGTCGGCGCCGAAGCGCTCGAGCCACCGCGCGACGAGCCACCGCGGGTGCGAGCCGGACAGCGCGAGCGCGCTTGGCATCTCCGTCAAAACGGGAAGCGACAGCGCTTCGTGTTCGCGATCGAGACGACGAAGCACGGCATTCGCGAGCTTGCTCGCGCCGATCCCGTGGCGCTGCTTCGCCAGCTCGACGGTCTGCGCGATCGCCGCGTACGCGGGGACGCTTTCCATGTACAGTAGCTGCGCCGCGCCGAGTCGAAGAAGATCGAGGAGATCCGCGTCGAGTCGCGCGATGCCGCCGCGCACGCGCGCGTCGAGGTGCGCGTCGATCCACGCGCGCCGGCGCAGCATGCCGTAGAGCAGTTCGCGCGCCCAGCGCCGATCGCGTCCGTCGAGGCGCGTCGTGCGGCGGTCGAAGGCGAGGTCGAGCAACTCGCCGGCTCGAAGATCCGTACACACCTCGGCCGCGGCGCGCCGCGCGTCCGTCACGCTCGGCGACGCAGGCTTGCGTAGGGCGTTGTGCGACATTGCGTGCGCGCCGACTTCGTCCGCGTGAACTGCGAGAACACTGCCTCCTCCGATACCGCCGGCGGACGACCGGTCCTGATCTGCGTCAGGCATGGTGTCTAAGATAGCCTCTCGCCGACCGCGATGCCCCTGCCGCGCGCCCACTCCCGAGGCGACATCGGCCGCTTACCGGCGGGCTGCACGCTTGCAATCTGCACGCTTCCCCCTCCCGGGCCGTCGCCGCAGGCGACGGTGAGTCCCTGGTCGTCGATGGCGAGGACCTCGCCGGGCTGCCGGTCCGACGTTCGAGGCGAGACACGGGCGCCGAACAGCTTGACCTCCCCGCCGCCCGCCCGGTTGGCCTCGCCTGATGAGCGCACCGCGTAAGCACCCGGGCGCGGGTCCAAGGCGCGTATCAGTCGTGCAACCGTCGCGGCGTCGGTGGTCCAGTCGATGCGCGCCATCGCGCGGTCGATCTTGGGCGCGTAGGTGGCCTTGGTTTCGTCCTGCGGTGTCTCCGCGGCTCGGCCCAATTCGATGAGCGCGAGCGCCTCGATCAAGGCCAGCGCGCCGAGCTCGGCGAGTCGCAGGCGCAACTCGCCGGCCGTCTCGTCGTCGGCGACCGGCGTGCGGACTTGAAGGATCGACGGCCCGGCGTCGAGCGCCTTCACCATTCGCATGATCGTGACGCCGGTTTCGGCGTGCCCTTCGCGAATCGTCGCCTCGATGGGAGCCGCTCCCCTGAGGAGTGGCAGCAGCGACGCGTGGATGTTGATCGTTCCGCGCGTCGGCAGATCGATGATCGTTTGCGAAAGGATGTGTCCGTATGCGACGACGACGGAGATGTCCGGGGAGAGCTCGCGCAACTGCGCGAGGAATTCATCGCCCCGTGGCCGCTCCGGCTGGAAAACGGGAATCGCTTCGGCGGCCGCGACACGCTTTACCGGCGGCGGCTCGAGGATCGACCGCGACCGGCCGACGGGACGGTCGGGTTGGGTGACGACGCCGACGACCTCGAATCCCTCGCCGAGCAGCGCGCGCAGCGGCGGCAGCGAAAAATCGGGCGTGCCCCAGAAGAGCACGCGCACTCACAGCTCCTCGTCGGGGTGCTCGTGGTTCCGCGACGGGTCGATTTCCAGTTTTCTGACGAATCCCGGGTACTTGTCCTTTTCCTTCGCCCAACGCGCCATCGCCGACCGCCGCTTCAGAATGCTCAAATAGTCGACGAACAACTTGCCGTGCAGGTGATCGATCTCGTGTTGGAGGCAGCGCGCGAGGAGCTCGCCCGCTTCCACTTCGAACGTCTGTCCGTCGAGTCCCATCGCGCGCACTTTGACCCGCGCCGGCCGCTCGACATCGCCGTAGACGTCGGGGATCGACAGGCAGCCTTCTTCCGCCTTCGCGCTTCTCGCGTCGGATTCGACGATCTCCGGGTTGATGATCGTGAAGCGGTCCGTGTCCACGCCGATGACGGCCACGCGCTCGGTGCGCCCGACCTGCGGCGCGGCGAGTCCGATGCCTTTGGCGACGTCCATCGTCTCGAACATGTTCTTGACCAGCTCGCGCAGCTCATCGGTGACGACGGCGACGGGCTTCGTTTCCTCGCGCAGCACCGGGTCGCCAAGGACCCGAATGTCGAGAATGCTCACGACGACTGCGAGGGGGTGCTCGAGGGGGTGGCGGCGGAGGCACCGACGATGCGCGCGATCCGTCCGCGCTCGACGACGATTCGGGACTCGCCCGACTTGATGGTGACGCGGTCGTCCAGACGATTCGCGCCGCCGTCCTTGGACGTCTCGCGGATGTGAATCACTTCGCCGACGATGCCGCCCGCGGTGACGATCTCGTCGCCCTTCTTGAGCGACTTGAGCGACGTCTCGTGCTCGCGCCGCTGCTTCTGCTGCGGCCGCAGGATGATGAAGTAGAAGATCGCGGCGAAGGCCGCGATCTCGAACAGGAACGGCGTGTAGGATCCACCGCCGCCGCTTGGCGCGGCCTGGAGGGCGGCGGCGAACGCCATCGGCAGATCGAGCGTGGTCATTCCGAGGTCACCGGTCTTGAGAGATAGCGCGCGAGCCAGTCCTCGCTCCACGCGCCGAGCGTCTTCCCGCGGATCGCGTCGCGCGCGTCGCGCATGAGACGAACCAGGAAATGTACATTGTGCAGGGAAAGCAGGCGAAGCCCGAGGATCTCGTCCGCGGTAAACAGATGGCGGATGTACGCGCGTGAGAATCGTCGGCACGCCGAGCAGTCGCATTCCTCGTCGAGCGGTCGTTTGTCGACGCGGAATTCGGCCCGCTTGATGTTGAGCCGGCCGTCGCGTGTGAAGGCCGCGCCGTTCCGCCCCATCCTCG comes from the Gemmatimonadaceae bacterium genome and includes:
- the rpe gene encoding ribulose-phosphate 3-epimerase, whose translation is MSVRIVPSILSADFARLGEQIATVVAGGADGIHIDVMDGRFVPNITYGAKVIETVRKLTTLPLDVHLMVVEPEKFFDDFASAGATGMTVHTEVSPHLHRQLDRIRELGCRAGAAINPSTPLSAVSEVLPELDLLLVMTVNPGYGAQRFISYSVDKVRRARAMLAEARSKAALEVDGGIGRDTIHAVWEAGADTFVAGNAVFCAPDPKAEIAKLRALCGVTV
- the yajC gene encoding preprotein translocase subunit YajC, with translation MTTLDLPMAFAAALQAAPSGGGGSYTPFLFEIAAFAAIFYFIILRPQQKQRREHETSLKSLKKGDEIVTAGGIVGEVIHIRETSKDGGANRLDDRVTIKSGESRIVVERGRIARIVGASAATPSSTPSQSS
- the fmt gene encoding methionyl-tRNA formyltransferase, encoding MRVLFWGTPDFSLPPLRALLGEGFEVVGVVTQPDRPVGRSRSILEPPPVKRVAAAEAIPVFQPERPRGDEFLAQLRELSPDISVVVAYGHILSQTIIDLPTRGTINIHASLLPLLRGAAPIEATIREGHAETGVTIMRMVKALDAGPSILQVRTPVADDETAGELRLRLAELGALALIEALALIELGRAAETPQDETKATYAPKIDRAMARIDWTTDAATVARLIRALDPRPGAYAVRSSGEANRAGGGEVKLFGARVSPRTSDRQPGEVLAIDDQGLTVACGDGPGGGSVQIASVQPAGKRPMSPREWARGRGIAVGERLS
- the def gene encoding peptide deformylase, translating into MSILDIRVLGDPVLREETKPVAVVTDELRELVKNMFETMDVAKGIGLAAPQVGRTERVAVIGVDTDRFTIINPEIVESDARSAKAEEGCLSIPDVYGDVERPARVKVRAMGLDGQTFEVEAGELLARCLQHEIDHLHGKLFVDYLSILKRRSAMARWAKEKDKYPGFVRKLEIDPSRNHEHPDEEL
- the rsmB gene encoding 16S rRNA (cytosine(967)-C(5))-methyltransferase RsmB; its protein translation is MPDADQDRSSAGGIGGGSVLAVHADEVGAHAMSHNALRKPASPSVTDARRAAAEVCTDLRAGELLDLAFDRRTTRLDGRDRRWARELLYGMLRRRAWIDAHLDARVRGGIARLDADLLDLLRLGAAQLLYMESVPAYAAIAQTVELAKQRHGIGASKLANAVLRRLDREHEALSLPVLTEMPSALALSGSHPRWLVARWLERFGADETRRLLDANNREAPLIARPYHVVREQLEAMLETAGIRVDDAPLVRDSILLSSPVSSLTELGAFRQGLFHIQDPASTLVAQYACAPTGAVVADLCAAPGGKSIEMSRAASRVFASDLSFARLQRVLDNAHRLEIPTLGAYVADARNPAIRPVDLVLVDVPCTGTGTFRRHPDARWRLKISDIAVMASLQRSILRSAASVVRPGGLLVYSTCSLEPEENDEQIDRFLSEHPGWRLDPPPEGVVPASVLDRGRLRVLPQVHGADGAFAARLRNVGGNIGVEAGAGTGQAE
- a CDS encoding TlpA disulfide reductase family protein; this translates as MTARKQWTIVGLVVVVLAAGLAVASNVLREQLFPVTEGSDAPNFRAKVLGENRYKTLADYKGQVVLLNIWATWCGPCQVEIPSLQKLYQAYGDKGLKLVAVSIDDYVGEDSIRAFAKHFGVTFEVLHDSTHSIERAYQATGYPETFIIGREGSIRRKWIGPDDWNSTGNRALIAQLLGLQEPKTVANGGDR